From a region of the Methanolobus tindarius DSM 2278 genome:
- a CDS encoding WD40 repeat domain-containing protein — MKQQVNILRVISTIIILIVLFPDAKDAFLDITSSAESLSDFTPEELGGNYAWINEMDNSPDGRYVAVLAFSNRPIVLRDKNGNDNLIEDETYSLSELVFSSDSNYLLICSNKYNSSIKDYEKSHLILYSVTNKSIIRTHEMENNSMWEIAFSPDGRYYASPYRKGDDSGKCTVNIWNVNSGEVIHSITSENYRVQALTFTQDSKYLVVSYDGSGYSSDSTIFYDVGTGNVYRTLNGVYAFDLQFSDDGKILVGENGHGGGLLVWETDTYKQIAKFTDISSPNDISLSPDGKYLMANDYYGLMIWDLSTKKQILRTKVNNLDYVDQFYTAKFSADGKQILIGLEVSEDSIYSMNSRAHSGRIFAYNFTEIVESYYA, encoded by the coding sequence ATGAAACAACAGGTGAATATTCTTAGAGTAATCAGCACAATAATAATTCTGATTGTTCTTTTTCCAGATGCAAAAGATGCATTCCTTGATATTACTTCCAGCGCCGAGTCATTAAGTGATTTTACTCCAGAAGAACTAGGAGGTAACTATGCATGGATAAATGAAATGGACAATTCACCTGATGGCAGATATGTCGCCGTTTTAGCTTTTTCTAATAGACCGATAGTTTTGCGAGATAAAAATGGAAATGATAATCTAATAGAAGACGAAACATATAGTCTGTCAGAACTAGTATTCTCATCCGACAGTAATTATCTGTTGATATGTTCTAATAAATACAATTCATCCATAAAAGACTACGAAAAATCCCACCTGATTTTATACAGTGTTACTAATAAATCCATAATCAGAACCCATGAAATGGAAAATAATTCTATGTGGGAAATAGCTTTCTCTCCAGATGGGAGATATTATGCATCCCCTTATAGAAAAGGCGATGATTCTGGAAAATGTACTGTTAATATATGGAACGTAAATTCAGGAGAGGTAATACACTCTATCACGAGTGAAAACTATAGAGTACAGGCTCTTACTTTTACGCAGGATAGCAAATATTTAGTTGTAAGCTATGATGGTTCTGGTTATTCTTCAGATAGTACAATCTTCTATGATGTTGGTACAGGAAACGTCTACAGGACTTTAAATGGAGTTTATGCTTTTGACTTGCAGTTTTCAGATGATGGTAAAATACTGGTAGGAGAGAATGGGCATGGTGGAGGACTCCTGGTATGGGAAACAGATACTTATAAGCAGATAGCCAAATTTACTGATATATCCTCACCAAATGATATATCCCTATCACCTGATGGCAAATATTTGATGGCTAATGATTACTATGGATTGATGATATGGGATTTGTCTACAAAAAAGCAAATTTTGAGGACAAAAGTCAATAATTTAGATTATGTTGATCAATTTTACACAGCAAAATTCTCTGCTGACGGAAAGCAGATTCTAATAGGACTTGAGGTTTCTGAAGATTCAATATATTCGATGAATTCTAGGGCACATAGTGGTAGAATTTTTGCCTATAATTTCACGGAGATCGTTGAAAGTTATTATGCATAA
- the argC gene encoding N-acetyl-gamma-glutamyl-phosphate reductase yields MYKIYVDGQHGTTGLLVNERLAKHPEVEILDIPYEERHNRELRTKLLNEADLVFLCLPDEAVADTVSLVTNPDTRIIDASTANRTNDSWAYGLPELSVKHRENVAGASRVSNPGCHASASVVALYPLIEEGIISKDTAVPLFSITGYTGGGKQMIQTYETTEERAYKAPRQYALGLTHKHVPEVRVRCGLNVNPILMPVVSNFPRGLAVTLPLSVKDLEKAVTKQDLYELYQKYFGDSTFIRVHEVDEADDLVDNAFDVQGSNDTNYSDIYIYGNDEQIQVISRLDNLGKGASGAAIQNMNIMLGMDETTGLL; encoded by the coding sequence ATGTACAAGATATATGTGGACGGTCAACACGGAACGACCGGCTTACTGGTAAACGAGCGTCTGGCAAAGCATCCGGAAGTAGAGATACTTGATATTCCATACGAGGAACGTCATAACAGGGAACTGAGGACAAAGCTGCTCAACGAGGCAGACCTGGTGTTCCTGTGCCTGCCGGATGAAGCTGTTGCAGACACTGTCAGTCTGGTCACAAATCCTGACACAAGGATCATTGATGCATCCACAGCTAACCGTACAAACGATTCATGGGCTTACGGACTGCCGGAACTCTCTGTCAAACACCGGGAAAATGTAGCCGGAGCAAGCAGGGTTTCCAATCCAGGTTGCCATGCAAGTGCATCTGTAGTTGCACTTTATCCTCTTATTGAAGAAGGAATCATCTCAAAGGATACAGCAGTTCCGTTGTTCTCAATCACGGGATATACCGGTGGCGGAAAGCAGATGATACAGACATACGAGACCACAGAAGAGCGAGCTTACAAAGCACCAAGGCAGTATGCACTTGGTCTGACTCACAAGCATGTTCCTGAGGTCAGGGTACGCTGCGGTCTGAATGTAAATCCGATTCTCATGCCTGTTGTTTCCAATTTCCCAAGGGGTCTTGCAGTTACATTACCTCTTTCAGTTAAAGATCTGGAAAAAGCTGTAACAAAGCAGGATTTGTATGAACTCTACCAGAAGTATTTTGGTGATTCAACATTCATCCGCGTTCATGAAGTTGATGAAGCTGATGACCTTGTGGATAATGCTTTCGATGTTCAGGGTAGTAATGATACCAATTATTCAGATATCTACATCTACGGCAACGATGAGCAGATTCAAGTAATCTCACGTCTGGACAACCTTGGAAAAGGTGCATCCGGTGCTGCTATCCAGAACATGAATATCATGCTTGGCATGGATGAAACGACTGGTCTGCTTTGA
- the pfkC gene encoding ADP-specific phosphofructokinase: protein MEIVEWEKRYVEAVSNVKKELANVQGVFVAYNSNVDAMKHVRKDDIKKLTNIIGYEKVREKILAYPREINEPSDFLARLIIAMRDGKAAEVPTYTSDLHEWLMDNMVFDSARMGGQAGIISNLLANLGVKNVITYVPWLSKDQADYFVDSPNLKHPVIENGKLYLKHPKEAYDPNQKPKINWILEFSRGISFKCSGEEFVVPRDNRLIVSSRPKWLRIDMSPEMYEQLSDIREDIDGAILSGYQMIKEEYDDGTTYKDYVERAVSVIERLKGCNPQMRLHVEFTSIQNKIIRKTLLTDIVKKHVTSLGLDTVEVANALNVLGYEELAYSVINKGENSIVSLYEGAVMLLKELELQRVHIHSLGFYICVVSKDHPLDADAHRQALLFASAVAATQAATGNISDIDDIDLGLGVPVYDQGYRDLIELEKHLVRNNICSAEDFEDGCISAPDHDLIIVPSKVVKDPVATVGIGDAISAGAFVALLAKMPKINVCRITE from the coding sequence ATGGAGATCGTGGAATGGGAGAAACGTTACGTTGAGGCTGTTTCTAATGTAAAGAAAGAGCTTGCAAACGTACAGGGCGTGTTCGTGGCTTATAACAGCAATGTTGATGCCATGAAACATGTACGCAAGGATGACATCAAGAAGCTTACAAATATCATCGGCTATGAAAAAGTCAGGGAAAAGATACTGGCGTACCCTCGTGAAATAAATGAACCTTCTGATTTTCTGGCAAGGCTCATCATAGCAATGCGTGATGGTAAAGCCGCCGAGGTTCCGACTTATACATCAGACCTTCATGAGTGGTTAATGGATAATATGGTCTTTGATTCCGCACGCATGGGTGGTCAGGCAGGAATTATCTCTAACTTACTTGCAAACCTTGGCGTGAAGAACGTAATCACATATGTTCCCTGGTTGTCAAAAGATCAGGCTGATTATTTTGTAGATTCTCCCAACCTAAAGCATCCTGTAATAGAAAATGGAAAACTGTATCTAAAACATCCGAAGGAAGCATACGATCCAAATCAGAAACCCAAAATCAACTGGATACTTGAATTCTCAAGAGGAATAAGTTTCAAATGTTCAGGTGAAGAATTCGTGGTTCCAAGGGACAACCGGCTCATTGTTTCATCAAGGCCAAAATGGCTCAGAATTGACATGAGTCCTGAAATGTACGAACAGCTTTCTGATATCAGGGAAGATATAGATGGGGCTATACTTTCAGGCTACCAGATGATCAAGGAAGAATATGATGACGGCACCACATACAAAGACTATGTGGAGCGTGCTGTAAGTGTCATTGAACGTCTGAAAGGCTGTAATCCTCAGATGCGCTTGCATGTGGAATTCACATCAATTCAGAATAAGATAATCCGCAAAACATTGCTCACAGATATTGTGAAAAAACACGTAACTTCTCTTGGTCTTGACACTGTGGAAGTTGCAAATGCTCTTAATGTTCTTGGTTATGAGGAACTGGCATATTCCGTAATCAACAAAGGAGAAAACAGCATAGTTTCACTTTACGAAGGCGCTGTGATGTTACTGAAGGAACTGGAGCTTCAGAGAGTACATATTCATTCTCTTGGGTTCTACATTTGTGTAGTCTCAAAAGACCATCCACTGGATGCAGATGCACATCGTCAGGCACTACTTTTCGCATCAGCCGTGGCAGCAACACAGGCTGCAACCGGTAATATATCAGATATTGATGACATTGATCTTGGACTTGGAGTTCCGGTATACGATCAGGGCTACAGGGATTTGATAGAACTTGAAAAGCATCTGGTCAGGAACAATATATGTTCAGCCGAAGATTTCGAGGACGGGTGCATAAGTGCACCGGATCATGATCTTATTATAGTTCCATCCAAAGTTGTGAAAGATCCCGTTGCAACCGTAGGAATTGGTGATGCAATATCGGCAGGTGCTTTTGTTGCTTTACTGGCAAAAATGCCAAAAATAAATGTATGCAGAATAACGGAGTAA
- the proB gene encoding glutamate 5-kinase, whose product MYDRKELFKDVNRIVVKIGTSSINTEDGKLNRQFMENMAAQVAELHEMGKKVILVSSGAIGIGIDILDFDSRPKEIPVRQACAAVGQSVLMQQWCESFAKHNLKVAQILLTYDSFSNRLTYLNLRNSISTLLSYGVIPIINENDSTSVNEIEATFGDNDKLSAMVASKMEADLLIILSDIDGLYDKNPKRNDDAKLLSLVEEITPEIESFGGSPTSMKGVGGMRTKIEAAKICYMSGCYMIITNSATENVVTKVLCGEDIGTLFLANQDVHKNRIRWILLSKSCGSIEVDVGAKEAIINSMSLLPSGVTGVGGEFDRGEIVEIVCEGEVFAKGITDYTSDELELVKGQHTDLIADILGYKNYNHVIKKENIGIC is encoded by the coding sequence TTGTACGACAGGAAAGAGCTCTTCAAAGATGTGAACAGGATAGTTGTAAAGATAGGAACCTCATCCATCAATACCGAAGACGGAAAGCTTAACCGCCAGTTCATGGAGAACATGGCCGCCCAGGTTGCCGAACTTCATGAAATGGGAAAAAAGGTCATCCTTGTAAGTTCAGGAGCCATTGGAATTGGTATTGACATTCTGGATTTTGACAGCCGCCCAAAAGAGATACCGGTAAGGCAGGCATGTGCTGCTGTCGGCCAGAGTGTGCTAATGCAGCAGTGGTGTGAATCCTTTGCAAAACACAACCTGAAGGTAGCTCAGATACTCCTTACATACGATTCATTCTCAAACAGGCTCACCTATCTCAACCTCCGGAACAGCATTTCCACTCTGCTTAGTTATGGTGTCATACCAATCATCAATGAGAATGACAGTACATCAGTTAATGAAATAGAAGCAACATTCGGCGACAACGATAAACTTTCTGCAATGGTTGCCAGTAAAATGGAAGCCGACCTTCTCATTATACTTTCAGATATTGACGGTCTTTATGACAAGAACCCAAAGCGCAACGATGATGCAAAACTCCTGAGCCTTGTGGAAGAGATCACTCCGGAAATAGAAAGCTTCGGAGGTAGCCCCACAAGCATGAAAGGTGTTGGCGGCATGAGAACCAAAATTGAAGCTGCCAAGATATGCTATATGTCAGGCTGTTACATGATAATTACTAACAGTGCAACCGAAAACGTTGTTACAAAAGTGCTCTGCGGGGAAGACATCGGAACATTGTTCCTTGCCAACCAGGACGTACACAAGAACAGGATTCGCTGGATACTCCTTTCAAAATCATGTGGTTCCATCGAAGTTGATGTCGGGGCAAAAGAAGCAATAATCAACAGTATGAGCCTGCTTCCTTCGGGAGTAACAGGAGTTGGAGGCGAGTTTGACAGGGGAGAAATTGTAGAAATTGTCTGTGAAGGTGAAGTCTTTGCAAAAGGTATCACGGACTATACTTCTGATGAACTGGAACTTGTCAAAGGGCAACACACTGACCTGATAGCCGATATTCTGGGTTACAAGAACTATAATCACGTAATCAAGAAAGAGAACATAGGTATTTGCTAA
- a CDS encoding glutamate-5-semialdehyde dehydrogenase — MVLEIEEKVIEAKKASIILASVSTDTKNEALEAMAQALDDNRDKILEANQKDIEAAEKLKRKGELSQALVDRLKVSDSKISGMIDGIRDVIKLEDPVGKTIDALELDQGLELYQVSCPIGLIGVIFEARPDVVPQVMSLCLKSGNATIFKGGSEALNSNRVIFDLLNEAAESTKGMTSGAFQLMETREEVNDILSMDAYIDLLIPRGSNAFVKYMQDNTKIPVLGHADGICHVYVDDEADLSKAYEVCFDSKVQYPAVCNAMETLLINAEIAEKFLPKMARMYDDAGVQMRCDETSFEILGQIDFLKSIARAIEDDWRTEYNDLTLSIKIVESMDEAIEHINNYGSHHTDAIITENDLKKKKFTELIDSSSVMLNASTRFADGFRYGKGAEVGISTNKIHARGPVGMEGLLIYKYILVGNGDKVADYAGPDAKKFTHRKLNKKVGDAVSRK, encoded by the coding sequence ATGGTTCTTGAAATTGAAGAAAAGGTCATTGAAGCAAAGAAGGCGTCTATCATTCTTGCAAGCGTCAGCACAGACACAAAGAATGAAGCTCTTGAAGCAATGGCACAGGCACTTGACGATAATCGCGATAAGATACTCGAAGCAAACCAGAAAGACATTGAAGCGGCAGAGAAGCTGAAAAGGAAAGGGGAACTTTCCCAGGCTCTTGTAGACAGGCTCAAGGTCAGCGACAGCAAGATAAGCGGAATGATAGATGGAATCCGTGACGTAATCAAACTCGAAGACCCGGTAGGTAAAACTATTGATGCTCTTGAGCTTGATCAGGGACTCGAACTCTATCAGGTAAGCTGTCCAATCGGACTTATTGGAGTGATATTTGAAGCACGCCCAGATGTAGTGCCACAGGTCATGTCCTTATGTCTTAAAAGCGGCAATGCAACCATATTCAAAGGTGGAAGCGAGGCACTAAATTCCAACCGCGTGATCTTTGACTTATTAAATGAAGCTGCAGAATCAACAAAGGGAATGACAAGCGGTGCATTCCAGCTCATGGAAACAAGGGAAGAAGTCAACGATATCCTGAGCATGGACGCATACATCGACCTGCTAATCCCAAGAGGCTCCAATGCATTTGTCAAATACATGCAGGACAACACAAAGATTCCGGTTCTCGGACATGCAGACGGTATCTGCCATGTTTATGTTGACGATGAAGCAGACCTTTCAAAGGCATACGAAGTATGTTTTGATTCAAAAGTACAGTATCCTGCTGTCTGCAACGCAATGGAAACACTGCTTATAAATGCGGAAATTGCAGAAAAATTCCTGCCAAAGATGGCAAGAATGTATGATGATGCAGGTGTCCAGATGCGCTGTGACGAAACATCCTTTGAGATACTCGGACAAATTGACTTCCTTAAAAGCATAGCAAGAGCCATTGAAGATGACTGGAGAACTGAGTATAATGACCTCACACTCTCCATCAAGATAGTAGAATCAATGGATGAAGCCATCGAGCACATCAACAACTACGGTTCACATCACACTGACGCCATCATTACAGAGAATGACCTCAAGAAGAAGAAGTTCACAGAGCTTATTGATTCATCCAGCGTAATGCTTAACGCATCAACCCGATTTGCAGACGGCTTCCGCTATGGAAAAGGGGCAGAAGTCGGAATCAGCACAAACAAGATTCATGCCCGTGGCCCTGTCGGAATGGAAGGACTCCTTATCTACAAATATATATTAGTAGGCAACGGAGACAAAGTTGCAGACTACGCTGGTCCTGATGCAAAGAAATTCACACACCGCAAGCTCAACAAGAAAGTCGGTGATGCAGTTTCCAGAAAATAA
- a CDS encoding DNA-3-methyladenine glycosylase family protein produces the protein MYTLFSENFNLDYTLDCGQVFRWDLIDGWWTGVLNGHVARLQQDKISGEVLVDCPLPKSFFENYFRFDDDLDSILQEVNKDEFMDEAISKYMGLRLIRQDPWECLISYMLATAWSIPNIKRAISMMCQNYGKEIEGGYYSFPEPHALVHACDDDLRACKLGFRGGRVIKAARHVEDGNLILDDIFKVDYEEAKQRLMFLEGIGEKVADCILLFAFDKMEAFPVDTHVEKVVKTVYGHHEYFNGNATKSKIGNWGRMYFGRYCGYAQQYFFYQKRLEGL, from the coding sequence ATGTATACTCTTTTCTCTGAGAATTTCAATCTTGACTACACTCTTGATTGCGGACAGGTCTTCCGCTGGGACCTGATTGATGGCTGGTGGACCGGGGTTTTGAATGGCCATGTTGCAAGGTTGCAGCAGGACAAAATCAGCGGCGAAGTTCTTGTAGATTGCCCCCTGCCGAAAAGTTTTTTTGAGAATTACTTCCGCTTTGATGATGACCTTGATTCTATTCTTCAGGAAGTTAACAAAGATGAATTCATGGATGAAGCCATAAGCAAGTACATGGGTCTGCGTCTTATCAGGCAGGATCCCTGGGAGTGCCTGATATCATACATGCTTGCAACGGCGTGGAGTATTCCTAACATCAAGCGTGCAATTTCAATGATGTGTCAGAACTACGGTAAAGAGATAGAAGGTGGTTACTACAGTTTTCCCGAACCACACGCACTTGTTCATGCATGTGACGATGATCTGCGGGCTTGTAAACTTGGTTTCAGGGGCGGACGTGTAATCAAGGCTGCAAGACATGTTGAGGATGGGAACCTGATTCTTGATGACATTTTCAAGGTAGATTACGAGGAAGCCAAACAGAGACTAATGTTCCTTGAGGGAATCGGGGAAAAAGTTGCAGACTGTATCCTTCTTTTTGCATTTGATAAAATGGAAGCATTTCCGGTAGATACTCATGTTGAAAAGGTTGTGAAAACAGTTTACGGTCACCATGAATATTTCAATGGGAACGCAACTAAAAGCAAGATTGGTAATTGGGGAAGGATGTATTTTGGACGTTATTGTGGTTATGCGCAGCAGTATTTCTTTTATCAGAAAAGACTTGAAGGACTTTGA
- a CDS encoding WD40 repeat domain-containing protein, with product MDDFTPEKATYDYDMISNIDCSPNNKYVAFGCVIDNSIVLWDKKKETESFGYNGVQNSETIYILGREPYIYPGLKFSPDSKYLLVYSSYYIPELIKSHLTLYDVENKTIVREHDVVNNDIEDVAFSPDGKYYASSYKTEEDSGHCIVNLWDTRTGDIANSIISDNYGVKSLTYTPDGEFIVISFEGNKGSADSIVFFDADTGAIHKTLDGISAFDLQFSNDGSILAGENGNEKGLLVWDTSTYHVIGRFSDIGLPYDVSLSPDGKFLMAIDPSALIVWDISSKKQILRTKSYKLDYVDEFYAATFSADGKQIIIGLEATEDSMYSVGTKSDESMVFVYNFTEIVESYYLQN from the coding sequence TTGGACGACTTCACTCCTGAAAAAGCAACATACGATTATGATATGATAAGCAATATTGATTGTTCTCCTAATAACAAATATGTCGCATTTGGTTGTGTAATTGATAATTCTATAGTTCTATGGGATAAAAAAAAGGAAACGGAATCTTTTGGGTATAATGGAGTTCAAAACAGCGAAACGATTTATATTTTAGGAAGGGAGCCATACATTTATCCCGGATTGAAGTTTTCACCAGACAGTAAATATTTGTTGGTATATTCGAGTTATTATATTCCGGAGCTTATTAAGTCCCATCTCACACTGTATGATGTAGAAAACAAAACCATTGTTCGGGAACATGACGTAGTCAATAATGATATAGAAGATGTTGCTTTTTCCCCCGATGGGAAATACTATGCATCCTCTTATAAAACAGAAGAAGATTCTGGGCACTGTATTGTCAACTTGTGGGATACAAGAACAGGTGATATTGCAAATTCGATTATTAGTGACAATTATGGAGTAAAATCTCTCACTTATACTCCAGATGGTGAATTTATAGTCATAAGTTTTGAAGGTAATAAAGGCAGTGCAGATAGTATCGTGTTCTTTGATGCAGATACAGGAGCAATTCATAAGACCTTAGATGGGATTTCTGCTTTTGACTTGCAATTTTCTAACGATGGAAGCATTTTAGCAGGAGAAAATGGGAATGAAAAAGGACTTTTGGTATGGGATACCAGTACCTATCATGTAATAGGTAGGTTTTCTGATATAGGACTTCCCTATGATGTTTCTTTATCACCCGATGGTAAATTCTTAATGGCGATCGATCCATCTGCATTAATTGTATGGGACATATCCTCAAAAAAACAGATTCTGAGGACTAAAAGCTACAAGCTGGATTACGTAGATGAGTTTTATGCAGCGACTTTTTCTGCTGATGGAAAACAGATAATAATTGGACTTGAGGCTACTGAAGATTCCATGTATTCAGTAGGAACCAAGTCAGATGAAAGCATGGTATTTGTTTATAATTTCACGGAGATTGTTGAAAGTTATTACCTGCAAAATTAG
- a CDS encoding ADP-dependent glucokinase/phosphofructokinase — protein sequence MNILCAYNANIDSIYHIDGSELSQMVGELEVENPVFADEFNKKIISPPGSISSKPDFLAGLITCMRDGSGAEWMIKDSSVFEWIKKTFIDGSFMRMGGNMGIMSNVLSELGASRVVPNVASLSKLQLSFFSGKAVYHPFEGKLYKSSELETILPEHDTNNKPELIHFVFDFRKGDKVSLSGKDFTVPRENRFIATYDPLNFELHMDAEFRKYSEAHIADMDGAIISGYHMLQENSETGSDYKSKLDASLMQLKSWKNIRKDLHIHVEFGHFSSDDIALYAFSSLSKIVDRIGMNEDELAMLAGLNGIDPNPILEMDSVAIADAAISLCNNSGLCRMIVHTREFVVSVSCMKNDDPEIIIEAMKFGAGCAAAFACSGKLTDRNKLLEIASKIPESESGKKESERLAQHIEDKLNCSTVCGIHDSYQVTVVPTRICDEPVSTVGLGDTISAAIFLRELELNS from the coding sequence ATGAATATTCTCTGTGCCTACAATGCTAATATTGATTCAATTTATCATATTGATGGCAGTGAATTATCCCAAATGGTAGGGGAACTTGAAGTTGAAAATCCTGTATTTGCAGACGAGTTCAATAAGAAAATCATCTCACCACCAGGTTCAATTTCTTCAAAACCTGATTTTTTGGCAGGTCTTATTACCTGCATGCGTGATGGTTCCGGCGCAGAGTGGATGATAAAAGATTCATCAGTATTCGAATGGATAAAGAAGACATTCATTGATGGTTCTTTTATGAGAATGGGTGGCAACATGGGAATAATGTCCAACGTTCTTTCTGAACTTGGAGCGTCCAGAGTTGTCCCAAATGTAGCAAGCCTATCAAAGTTACAGCTTTCTTTTTTCTCAGGTAAAGCTGTTTATCATCCTTTTGAAGGCAAACTCTATAAGAGCTCAGAACTGGAAACTATACTTCCGGAACATGATACTAACAATAAACCAGAGCTTATACACTTTGTTTTTGATTTCAGAAAAGGAGATAAAGTGTCCCTTTCAGGAAAGGATTTTACAGTTCCAAGAGAGAACCGTTTCATAGCAACCTATGATCCGTTAAATTTTGAGCTCCATATGGACGCAGAATTCAGAAAATACTCAGAAGCTCATATTGCAGATATGGACGGAGCCATAATTTCAGGTTATCATATGCTTCAGGAGAATTCTGAAACAGGCTCAGATTACAAATCTAAACTCGATGCATCCCTGATGCAACTTAAAAGCTGGAAAAATATCCGTAAAGATCTGCACATCCATGTTGAATTCGGTCATTTCTCATCAGATGACATTGCATTGTACGCATTCTCCAGTCTTTCCAAAATTGTTGACCGGATAGGAATGAACGAGGATGAACTTGCTATGCTTGCAGGATTAAATGGAATTGATCCAAATCCAATCCTTGAAATGGATTCGGTTGCAATTGCAGATGCTGCCATTTCATTATGCAATAATTCCGGACTTTGCAGGATGATCGTGCACACAAGGGAATTCGTTGTTTCGGTTTCATGCATGAAAAATGATGACCCTGAAATTATAATCGAGGCAATGAAGTTTGGAGCAGGTTGTGCTGCAGCTTTTGCATGTTCCGGTAAACTTACTGACAGGAACAAGCTTCTTGAAATTGCATCTAAAATTCCTGAAAGTGAATCTGGCAAAAAGGAAAGTGAAAGATTGGCACAGCATATTGAGGATAAACTGAACTGCAGTACAGTATGCGGAATACATGATTCATATCAGGTAACTGTTGTTCCGACTCGTATTTGCGATGAACCTGTTTCAACCGTGGGGCTTGGGGACACCATATCAGCCGCCATTTTTTTAAGGGAGCTTGAACTCAATTCTTGA
- the cca gene encoding CCA tRNA nucleotidyltransferase gives MTLEEQVLERIKPSPDEKEKLQEVASELLARVSTIARIKGIDGIVPKLVGSAARNTWISGTHDLDIFISFPESVSREELEENGLLIAREVARNGTNVEERYAEHPYLNMNYKGFDVDLVPCFAVKSASEIKSAVDRTPFHNEFIKMSIPGREDDVLIMKQFMKGTGTYGSELRTQGFSGYLTELLIVHYGSFRNLIRNACTWKPGLVIDMLEHGTLKHEDPLIVVDPTDPKRNVAAALSINRFAQFIDACRAYSENPSEEFFFPEAKEPMSDDEIKEMMQSRGSSFIAVIFETPELVDDILYPQLDKMEKSVCALLEDHDFQVLNSGYWADEQSIVVIELISSELPFVKKHRGPPVWVNEHARGFKAKYSNSDELFSMYIEDGFYVADIKRKYTTAKELLQEKMQTCSLGKHLGKAVLESFEVLEDNSIYDIKQPGFRIFMKKWEQGK, from the coding sequence ATGACACTCGAAGAACAGGTACTTGAAAGGATAAAACCCAGTCCTGATGAAAAAGAAAAGTTGCAGGAGGTTGCTTCTGAATTACTTGCAAGAGTCAGTACCATTGCAAGAATAAAAGGAATAGATGGTATTGTTCCAAAGCTGGTAGGTTCTGCAGCAAGGAACACGTGGATATCAGGTACACACGACCTTGATATTTTTATCTCATTTCCAGAAAGCGTTAGCCGTGAGGAACTTGAAGAAAATGGCCTCCTGATTGCAAGAGAAGTTGCAAGGAACGGCACAAATGTTGAAGAACGCTATGCAGAACATCCATACCTGAACATGAATTACAAAGGCTTCGATGTTGATCTAGTACCTTGCTTTGCCGTTAAATCCGCATCAGAGATAAAATCTGCAGTTGACAGGACACCATTCCACAACGAGTTCATCAAAATGAGCATACCCGGAAGAGAAGATGATGTACTCATAATGAAACAGTTCATGAAAGGCACCGGCACCTACGGCTCTGAACTTCGCACACAGGGATTCTCAGGCTACCTCACAGAACTTCTGATAGTCCATTATGGCTCATTCCGAAATCTCATACGCAATGCATGCACCTGGAAACCAGGACTTGTAATAGACATGCTGGAACATGGAACATTAAAACATGAAGACCCCCTGATTGTCGTGGATCCCACTGATCCTAAAAGAAATGTTGCAGCAGCACTTTCCATTAATCGTTTTGCTCAGTTTATCGATGCATGCAGAGCTTATTCTGAGAATCCTTCTGAAGAATTCTTTTTCCCGGAAGCAAAAGAGCCCATGTCAGATGATGAGATTAAAGAAATGATGCAGTCCAGAGGAAGTTCATTTATCGCAGTGATTTTTGAGACTCCGGAACTTGTGGACGACATACTGTACCCACAACTTGATAAGATGGAAAAATCCGTCTGTGCACTTCTGGAAGACCATGATTTTCAGGTTCTCAATTCCGGATATTGGGCAGATGAACAGTCTATAGTCGTTATTGAGCTCATATCATCAGAACTCCCTTTTGTGAAAAAACACAGAGGACCTCCTGTATGGGTTAATGAACATGCGAGAGGTTTTAAGGCAAAGTACAGTAACTCTGATGAACTGTTTTCCATGTATATTGAAGACGGTTTTTATGTTGCAGATATAAAACGTAAATACACAACTGCAAAAGAACTGCTCCAGGAAAAAATGCAAACGTGTTCACTTGGCAAACATCTCGGAAAAGCAGTGCTGGAAAGCTTCGAAGTTCTGGAAGATAATTCTATTTATGATATAAAACAACCCGGGTTCAGGATTTTTATGAAAAAATGGGAACAGGGTAAATAG